One Spirochaetota bacterium genomic region harbors:
- a CDS encoding HEAT repeat domain-containing protein has product MGLFRPNIRKLAARHDIHRLVSLLDDRNADTRMSAFLALSKSTADSAVERMKSLLKDPDPRVRTVAALRFGGVRREDTVANLGQVIRSGSPRDRIEALDLLAERGAGDLDLEAIAFAAMDDRNFSVRRAAIRAAGKLGDPHAVERLGRFVDSEHIHIRLEAIRALGMIDDDSTLEPLFRALMDNDSEIRAAAREALARKGGAAERKALEDSRYSVLLKKMDGGERIRREAAEQVGALRLAEGLQLVVKAASDRYKEVRLAAAKSLGQLRERGGIEALVKLLDDKFYDVRLEAVRALRLIYDHNALDGLEKASRDRNRFVRAEAIAAANDLKSRIAVRSKYIA; this is encoded by the coding sequence ATGGGACTTTTCAGGCCGAATATCAGGAAACTTGCCGCGAGGCATGACATACATCGTCTCGTGTCGCTTCTGGACGACAGGAACGCGGACACGCGGATGAGCGCGTTCCTCGCGCTCTCGAAGAGCACGGCCGACTCGGCGGTCGAGCGGATGAAGTCGCTCCTGAAAGACCCGGACCCGCGCGTGCGGACGGTCGCGGCGCTCCGGTTTGGCGGTGTGCGCAGGGAGGACACGGTCGCGAACCTGGGACAGGTCATCCGGTCGGGCTCCCCGCGGGACAGGATCGAGGCGCTCGACCTGCTCGCGGAACGCGGCGCGGGCGACCTTGATCTCGAGGCGATCGCGTTCGCGGCGATGGACGACAGGAATTTCTCGGTGCGCAGGGCGGCGATCAGGGCCGCGGGAAAGCTGGGGGACCCCCACGCGGTGGAGAGGCTGGGACGCTTTGTCGACAGCGAGCACATTCATATCCGCCTCGAGGCGATTCGCGCGCTGGGCATGATCGACGACGACAGCACGCTCGAACCGCTCTTCCGCGCGCTCATGGACAACGATTCGGAAATACGCGCGGCCGCGCGGGAGGCGCTCGCGCGCAAGGGGGGTGCCGCTGAAAGGAAGGCCCTGGAGGATTCGCGCTACTCGGTGCTCTTGAAAAAAATGGACGGCGGCGAGCGTATTCGCCGGGAGGCCGCGGAGCAGGTGGGCGCGCTGCGCCTCGCCGAGGGGCTGCAGCTCGTGGTGAAGGCCGCATCGGACCGGTATAAGGAGGTGCGCCTGGCGGCCGCGAAATCCCTGGGCCAGCTTCGGGAGCGGGGAGGGATAGAAGCGCTCGTGAAGCTGCTCGATGACAAGTTCTACGACGTGCGCCTGGAGGCGGTGCGCGCGCTCAGGCTGATTTACGACCATAACGCGCTTGACGGCCTGGAGAAGGCGTCCCGGGACAGGAACCGGTTCGTGAGGGCGGAGGCCATCGCCGCGGCGAACGACCTGAAATCGAGAATCGCCGTGCGGTCGAAGTACATCGCCTGA
- a CDS encoding thioesterase, producing the protein MGNEYNATFQARWADMDFNGHMKNTSYLDYAADTRMLFFKSHGFDIAEFKRLNIGPVVFADNLSYHTELFMYQDFTVSLVLKGLSPDGARFCFVNEFRRTDGRLVARLQSDACWLDLAKRKITPPPGEIMSILENLKRTPDFTCIGSACEEKTAVA; encoded by the coding sequence ATGGGAAACGAGTACAATGCGACATTCCAGGCCCGCTGGGCCGATATGGACTTCAACGGGCACATGAAAAACACGTCGTACCTGGACTATGCCGCCGACACGCGGATGCTGTTCTTCAAATCCCACGGCTTCGATATTGCCGAATTCAAGAGGCTGAACATAGGCCCGGTGGTGTTCGCGGACAACTTGAGCTACCACACCGAGCTCTTCATGTACCAGGATTTCACGGTGTCCCTTGTATTAAAGGGCCTGAGCCCGGACGGTGCGCGGTTCTGCTTCGTGAATGAGTTCCGCCGCACGGACGGCAGGCTCGTCGCCCGGCTGCAAAGCGACGCCTGCTGGCTGGATCTCGCTAAAAGGAAAATCACCCCTCCCCCGGGGGAAATAATGTCCATACTCGAAAACCTTAAGAGAACCCCCGATTTCACGTGCATCGGCTCCGCATGCGAGGAAAAAACAGCGGTGGCCTGA
- a CDS encoding methyl-accepting chemotaxis protein: MDILYLNSFSIGSLIGVVFFAVIATFLLTVKNKSKATLHLGIGYAAMSVFNFGYVIASSIYHPVAAYHRWITVLTILIGLSHINIFYFYFPTERNPRAARIFIRAIYAVTIFVTLAFVIVSAGTERLYLFRGHYWDFDADAVSKRVALVIVLYTLINIVLCAWRVFTGEKKDRRLLLLMLLTFLFASLVPTITNTLSREGTISRETFHNTWVIFNVFGFFLYAIVYLNNTRETISFMGKLIGISGVTMLVLLQFESFYFLRERDASYDELHYRIAELTVLDGSLHGEAVYCAAYDQAAGSIKLKAGEKLVDFSTLKDTYINGLVRARLREVEAGDFRTGLARILRDSPAGFTGYARAVARFAETLAPGEPDPSGKIIAYLDSLHEPVLILANMLRRIPGENFRESALNYLAKTDEKLEPFLDLMRTRLKNETDRSRDLKKELLGYLAPVEKPGTRLYRQNADGTGHIVAFLVYNAGTGLLNEVGFPYTNYRAYMHPSVLRMVIMLGVIMLVVRFGFLFFFSGILINPLRALSRGVREVNKGNLNVEVPVKIEDEIGYITRTFNHMVASIRGMVENISANSSEVKTLSGDLNDSSSQLSEIAQELASIVEEAAAAYEEMSASFESSLTDIKAQMDGSELIKDGIAKINASSGQLSQRIGRLTDSIQGAVGLVETGEKTMTKSVKAIGEMADYLRELEGTINLIDEVADKINLLALNAAIEASRAGDAGKGFSVVADEVNKLADQTADLVKGIRTTITQHTKRITTELSFISDTASIFSEVREKIRETSGVLAGTMEFTGELGAMNSDIKAKIDQLSKISAGVFSFSIEQKKTVEELTKTINSVNEISQKTLASSELVRGYAKIIGLSSQSLSGNLETFTLKGDAETEDDSGKGRG, translated from the coding sequence ATGGATATACTATATCTGAATTCATTTAGCATCGGTTCACTCATCGGTGTCGTGTTTTTCGCGGTTATCGCGACTTTCCTCTTAACGGTCAAGAACAAGTCGAAGGCGACGCTGCACCTGGGGATAGGCTATGCGGCGATGTCGGTTTTCAACTTCGGGTATGTCATCGCTTCGAGCATATACCATCCCGTTGCGGCGTACCACCGATGGATCACGGTTCTCACCATTCTGATCGGGCTCAGCCATATCAATATATTTTACTTCTATTTTCCTACCGAGCGAAACCCGCGCGCCGCCAGAATATTCATACGGGCCATTTACGCGGTTACTATTTTCGTCACCCTTGCCTTCGTAATCGTATCCGCGGGCACGGAAAGGCTTTATTTATTTCGCGGGCACTATTGGGATTTCGATGCCGACGCCGTCAGCAAGCGTGTCGCCCTGGTGATCGTGCTCTATACTCTCATAAACATCGTTCTGTGCGCCTGGCGCGTTTTCACGGGAGAGAAAAAGGATCGAAGGCTGCTGTTGTTGATGCTGCTCACATTCCTGTTCGCCTCGCTGGTTCCCACGATCACCAATACGCTGAGCCGGGAGGGGACGATAAGCCGCGAAACCTTTCACAACACGTGGGTTATTTTCAATGTCTTCGGATTTTTCCTGTACGCGATCGTCTATCTCAACAATACGCGCGAGACCATATCCTTCATGGGGAAGCTTATCGGCATAAGCGGGGTCACCATGCTCGTACTCCTTCAGTTCGAGAGCTTTTATTTCCTCCGTGAGCGGGACGCATCCTACGACGAACTGCACTACAGGATCGCCGAGCTTACCGTGCTGGACGGAAGCCTTCATGGCGAAGCCGTCTACTGTGCCGCCTACGATCAAGCCGCCGGTTCAATCAAACTGAAAGCGGGCGAAAAGCTGGTGGATTTCAGCACCCTCAAGGATACGTATATAAACGGCCTGGTGCGCGCGCGCCTGCGCGAAGTCGAAGCCGGGGATTTCCGCACCGGCCTTGCCAGGATACTTCGCGACTCCCCCGCCGGGTTTACCGGCTATGCGAGAGCCGTGGCGCGTTTCGCCGAAACCCTCGCCCCGGGCGAGCCCGACCCTTCGGGCAAGATCATCGCATACCTGGATTCACTCCATGAGCCAGTTTTAATTCTGGCGAACATGTTGCGCCGGATTCCCGGCGAGAATTTCCGGGAATCCGCGCTGAATTACCTCGCGAAAACGGACGAGAAGCTGGAGCCTTTCCTCGATTTGATGCGTACACGCTTGAAGAATGAAACTGACAGGTCCCGGGACTTGAAGAAAGAGCTTCTTGGGTATCTTGCCCCGGTTGAAAAACCGGGAACAAGGCTTTACCGCCAAAATGCCGACGGTACGGGACATATAGTCGCGTTTCTGGTTTACAACGCGGGAACGGGGCTCCTCAATGAAGTCGGATTCCCCTATACGAATTACCGCGCATATATGCACCCTTCCGTATTGCGCATGGTGATCATGCTGGGCGTGATCATGCTCGTCGTGCGCTTTGGATTCCTGTTCTTCTTCTCGGGCATTCTCATCAATCCCCTGCGCGCGCTTTCCCGCGGGGTTCGCGAGGTGAATAAGGGCAACCTGAACGTGGAGGTGCCGGTCAAGATCGAAGACGAGATCGGCTATATCACCCGCACCTTCAATCACATGGTGGCGTCGATCCGCGGAATGGTTGAAAATATCTCGGCCAATTCCAGCGAGGTAAAAACCCTGAGCGGCGACCTGAACGACTCCTCGTCGCAGCTTTCGGAAATCGCGCAGGAGCTGGCGTCCATCGTCGAGGAAGCGGCCGCCGCTTATGAGGAAATGTCGGCGTCGTTTGAATCGAGCCTCACCGATATCAAGGCCCAGATGGACGGATCGGAGCTCATCAAGGACGGCATCGCGAAGATCAATGCCAGCAGCGGACAGCTGTCCCAGCGAATCGGCAGGCTCACCGACAGCATACAGGGCGCCGTGGGACTCGTCGAGACGGGTGAAAAGACCATGACTAAATCCGTGAAGGCCATAGGCGAAATGGCCGATTACCTGCGTGAACTCGAAGGCACCATTAACCTAATCGACGAGGTCGCCGACAAGATCAATCTGCTCGCCCTCAACGCGGCCATCGAGGCATCGCGCGCCGGCGATGCCGGCAAGGGGTTTTCGGTGGTAGCGGACGAAGTGAACAAGCTCGCGGACCAGACTGCCGACCTGGTGAAGGGGATACGGACCACCATAACACAGCATACCAAACGCATCACCACGGAGCTGAGCTTTATAAGCGATACCGCGAGCATCTTTAGCGAGGTGCGCGAGAAAATCAGGGAGACGAGCGGCGTGCTCGCGGGCACCATGGAATTCACCGGCGAGCTCGGCGCGATGAACAGCGACATCAAGGCGAAGATCGACCAGCTCAGCAAAATTTCGGCGGGGGTGTTTTCGTTTTCCATTGAACAGAAAAAGACCGTCGAGGAGCTTACGAAAACCATAAATTCCGTAAACGAGATTTCGCAAAAAACGCTGGCAAGTTCCGAGCTGGTGCGCGGTTACGCGAAGATAATCGGCCTGAGCTCGCAAAGCCTTTCCGGGAATCTTGAGACATTCACGCTGAAAGGCGATGCAGAAACAGAAGACGATTCCGGGAAAGGGCGGGGGTGA
- a CDS encoding TetR/AcrR family transcriptional regulator, giving the protein MGKAELTRKNIIEESAPIFNRKGYAGTSISDLTEVLGLTKGALYGNFANKDEIAVEALAFNFSRIRKGIEEALAPIDGSCDKLIAFARYYTEHYRELAAGGGCPVLNASIDSDDGNPIIRKKVRAYIEYWRQNLERIVARGVRRGEMREGVAPAEFASLFITLIEGGIMLSKITGDRAHLDAAARHIEEHVNGALRA; this is encoded by the coding sequence ATGGGAAAAGCTGAGCTGACACGCAAGAATATCATCGAGGAATCGGCGCCCATATTCAACAGGAAGGGATACGCGGGCACCTCGATTTCCGATTTGACTGAGGTGCTGGGTCTTACCAAGGGCGCCCTCTACGGGAATTTCGCGAACAAGGACGAGATCGCCGTCGAGGCCCTGGCATTCAATTTCAGCCGGATTAGAAAGGGCATCGAGGAGGCGCTGGCGCCGATAGACGGCAGTTGCGACAAGCTCATCGCCTTCGCACGGTACTACACGGAACACTACCGGGAGCTTGCCGCCGGCGGAGGCTGCCCCGTGCTGAACGCGTCCATCGACTCCGACGACGGGAACCCGATCATCCGGAAAAAGGTGCGCGCCTACATCGAATACTGGAGGCAGAACCTCGAGCGCATTGTCGCGCGTGGTGTGAGAAGGGGGGAGATGCGGGAAGGGGTTGCGCCGGCGGAATTCGCGTCGCTCTTCATCACCCTGATCGAGGGCGGTATCATGCTCTCGAAAATTACCGGCGACCGCGCGCACCTGGACGCGGCGGCGCGCCACATCGAGGAACACGTCAACGGCGCGCTGCGTGCGTGA
- a CDS encoding MFS transporter, which produces MDDRPMASNRNASLRSWQLRIFWLLWAGYASYYLCRVNFAVAQPLILKEFPDWTAAQVGMIPSVYAMFYAVGQIINGTLGARLGTRRMMTMAISFAAVTNVLFSMTHSFTGMLVLWAINGFAQSAGWSLLIQTISNWNTSKRRGVLIGLISTCYQVGNVVSWILAGYLCDSLGWRAAFMVPGLILVPMAIVFAAGLRNTPEDAGFAPVRDDIGHGEAHGAHEQGAHLSISKILSITLANKTLWVLGIGYFCMNSVRYTFMNWTVQYMADFQGRSIKGSAFTAIAIPLIGSAGAIAAGWASDKIFGHRRAPVCAIMLFGLAAVCASFAEIPAGSWVLATAMLGVAGFLIYGPDMLMSGAATIDVSHPRAASIATGLTMSLGATGSIFSGAGIGYLRDIAQGDWSLVFNVLAGLSVVSALLMVSIWNARPRGAS; this is translated from the coding sequence ATGGACGACCGCCCCATGGCATCGAATCGAAACGCGTCGCTGCGCTCGTGGCAGCTTCGCATATTCTGGCTCCTGTGGGCGGGGTACGCGTCCTATTATTTATGCCGCGTGAATTTCGCCGTGGCCCAGCCCCTGATCCTGAAAGAATTTCCCGACTGGACGGCGGCGCAGGTGGGCATGATACCGTCGGTGTACGCCATGTTCTACGCGGTGGGCCAGATTATCAACGGCACCCTGGGCGCCCGCCTGGGCACGCGGCGCATGATGACCATGGCGATCTCCTTCGCCGCGGTGACGAACGTGCTTTTTTCGATGACCCACTCGTTCACGGGGATGCTCGTGCTCTGGGCGATCAACGGCTTCGCGCAGTCCGCGGGCTGGTCGCTTCTCATCCAGACGATCTCCAACTGGAACACCTCGAAGCGCCGCGGCGTACTTATCGGCCTCATCTCTACCTGCTACCAGGTGGGCAACGTCGTCTCGTGGATACTGGCCGGCTACCTGTGCGACTCGCTCGGGTGGCGCGCGGCCTTCATGGTGCCCGGCCTCATCCTGGTGCCCATGGCGATCGTCTTCGCCGCCGGCCTCCGGAACACGCCCGAGGACGCAGGCTTCGCACCGGTGCGGGACGATATCGGGCACGGCGAGGCACACGGTGCGCACGAGCAGGGGGCGCATCTGTCCATCTCGAAAATTCTTTCCATAACGCTCGCGAATAAAACGCTGTGGGTCCTGGGCATAGGCTATTTCTGCATGAACTCGGTGCGCTACACCTTCATGAACTGGACGGTGCAATACATGGCCGACTTCCAGGGACGGAGCATCAAGGGAAGCGCCTTCACCGCGATCGCGATACCGCTCATAGGCTCGGCCGGGGCGATCGCGGCGGGATGGGCGTCCGATAAAATTTTCGGCCACCGGAGGGCGCCGGTGTGCGCCATCATGCTCTTCGGGCTCGCGGCGGTGTGCGCATCGTTCGCGGAGATACCGGCGGGGTCCTGGGTGCTCGCGACCGCGATGCTGGGTGTCGCGGGATTTCTCATCTACGGGCCCGACATGCTCATGAGCGGCGCCGCGACCATCGACGTGAGCCACCCGCGCGCGGCCTCCATCGCGACGGGCCTCACAATGAGCCTGGGGGCGACCGGCTCGATTTTTTCCGGCGCGGGGATTGGATACCTGCGCGACATCGCGCAGGGGGACTGGTCCCTCGTGTTCAACGTGCTCGCGGGGCTTTCGGTCGTATCGGCGCTGCTCATGGTCTCCATCTGGAACGCGCGGCCCCGGGGGGCGTCATAG